A part of Curtobacterium sp. MCLR17_036 genomic DNA contains:
- a CDS encoding glycoside hydrolase family 76 protein — MTTTAATGTATWADRADRIQDSIEQLYGAPWPQYLHNSWPTADSDDATFNYWWLAHLIDVRLDAHERSGDPERLEQARQAHRNIVERNGGSLYNDYFDDMLWFALATLRLHHATGDVAYRDDAVALFDHVVEHGWNDRGGESLAWRKQQLAYKNTPANGPLVILGARLHRLTGDDRFLRHADTAFDWLRRTLVGADGFVEDGINREDDGRVDTQWRFTYNQGLWVGAAVELAATHDDAALLDVAARTAVTAVRELSDGTVFRQEGDGGDEGLFKGVYYRYLGLLLERLPEQDARRTELLDFLRASTDALWASVPDALDRPAANDWSGPAEERVPYSTQLSAVMATELRARLDA; from the coding sequence GTGACCACCACCGCAGCCACCGGCACCGCCACCTGGGCGGACCGGGCCGACCGGATCCAGGACAGCATCGAGCAGCTCTACGGCGCGCCGTGGCCCCAGTACCTGCACAACTCCTGGCCCACCGCCGACAGCGACGACGCCACGTTCAACTACTGGTGGCTCGCCCACCTGATCGACGTGCGCCTCGACGCCCACGAGCGCAGCGGCGATCCCGAACGGCTCGAACAGGCGCGGCAGGCGCACCGGAACATCGTCGAACGCAACGGCGGGAGCCTGTACAACGACTACTTCGACGACATGCTCTGGTTCGCCCTCGCGACGCTCCGCCTGCACCACGCCACCGGGGACGTCGCCTACCGGGACGACGCCGTCGCCCTGTTCGACCACGTCGTCGAGCACGGCTGGAACGACCGCGGCGGCGAGAGCCTCGCCTGGCGCAAGCAGCAGCTCGCGTACAAGAACACCCCGGCGAACGGGCCGCTCGTCATCCTCGGTGCCCGCCTGCACCGGCTGACCGGCGACGACCGGTTCCTGCGCCACGCCGACACGGCCTTCGACTGGCTCCGCCGCACCCTGGTGGGCGCGGACGGCTTCGTCGAGGACGGGATCAACCGCGAGGACGACGGCCGCGTCGACACCCAGTGGCGCTTCACCTACAACCAGGGCCTCTGGGTCGGCGCCGCCGTCGAGCTCGCCGCGACACACGACGACGCAGCGCTGCTCGACGTCGCCGCCCGCACCGCCGTCACGGCCGTGCGGGAGCTGTCCGACGGCACGGTCTTCCGACAGGAGGGGGACGGCGGCGACGAGGGGCTGTTCAAGGGGGTCTACTACCGCTACCTCGGGCTCCTGCTCGAGCGGCTCCCCGAGCAGGACGCACGCCGCACCGAGCTCCTCGACTTCCTCCGCGCGAGCACCGACGCGCTGTGGGCGTCGGTGCCGGACGCGCTCGACCGTCCCGCCGCGAACGACTGGAGCGGACCGG
- a CDS encoding ABC transporter substrate-binding protein → MKSRRLLGAAAALAAAALVLTGCSSGSSGTTGADGRQQVTMWGSWSGDQVEQIEQMTTAFNDSQKEYTVKYVPQELVEQKLLTAIAGGQVPDLVLWDRYQTSLYAPKGALQAIDDRVESDKVDTDEFYPQALSEMRYDGKLYGLPLLVDNRSLVYNKKLFSDAGLTPPTTWDELKTDAQKLTVDKGGKLQQSGFMLNDPGLFSMWLQQAGGQLLSDDGTKTAYDSPEGVEVLDFWKSLMDDGVYTNGFGDSNDVFAAGQAAMKYDGPWDVPNLDKADDLDWAVTEPVAGPGGDKGAVMGGFGLAIPTGAKQADGAWAFEKWWATKAENGVDFAKISGWIPANRASANDPFFTDDPRYAGFVKTLEYAKVRPDVPGYSDVEGKALTPALEKFMSGQLTAEQALAQAAKQGDQILQENRK, encoded by the coding sequence ATGAAGTCACGACGTCTCCTCGGAGCCGCTGCGGCCCTCGCCGCCGCGGCCCTCGTCCTCACCGGCTGCTCGTCCGGCTCGAGCGGCACCACCGGTGCCGACGGCCGCCAGCAGGTCACGATGTGGGGATCCTGGTCCGGTGACCAGGTCGAACAGATCGAGCAGATGACCACCGCGTTCAACGACTCGCAGAAGGAGTACACGGTCAAGTACGTGCCGCAGGAGCTCGTCGAGCAGAAGCTCCTCACCGCGATCGCGGGCGGACAGGTCCCCGACCTCGTGCTCTGGGACCGCTACCAGACCTCGCTCTACGCGCCGAAGGGCGCCCTGCAGGCCATCGACGACCGTGTCGAGTCGGACAAGGTCGACACCGACGAGTTCTACCCGCAGGCCCTGTCCGAGATGCGGTACGACGGCAAGCTGTACGGGCTGCCGCTGCTCGTCGACAACCGCTCGCTCGTCTACAACAAGAAGCTCTTCTCGGACGCCGGGCTCACCCCGCCCACGACCTGGGACGAACTGAAGACCGACGCGCAGAAGCTCACGGTCGACAAGGGCGGCAAGCTGCAGCAGTCCGGGTTCATGCTGAACGACCCCGGCCTGTTCTCGATGTGGCTGCAGCAGGCCGGTGGGCAGCTGCTCAGCGACGACGGCACGAAGACCGCCTACGACAGCCCCGAGGGCGTCGAGGTGCTCGACTTCTGGAAGTCCCTGATGGACGACGGCGTCTACACGAACGGCTTCGGTGACAGCAACGACGTCTTCGCCGCCGGTCAGGCAGCGATGAAGTACGACGGCCCGTGGGACGTCCCGAACCTCGACAAGGCGGACGACCTCGACTGGGCGGTCACCGAGCCCGTCGCCGGACCCGGCGGCGACAAGGGGGCCGTGATGGGCGGCTTCGGCCTCGCGATCCCGACCGGCGCGAAGCAGGCCGACGGCGCGTGGGCCTTCGAGAAGTGGTGGGCCACCAAGGCCGAGAACGGCGTCGACTTCGCCAAGATCTCCGGCTGGATCCCCGCCAACCGTGCCTCCGCCAACGACCCGTTCTTCACCGACGACCCCCGGTACGCCGGCTTCGTGAAGACGCTCGAGTACGCGAAGGTCCGCCCCGACGTCCCCGGGTACAGCGACGTCGAGGGCAAGGCGCTCACCCCGGCGCTCGAGAAGTTCATGTCCGGACAGCTCACCGCCGAGCAGGCACTCGCCCAGGCCGCGAAGCAGGGCGACCAGATCCTCCAGGAGAACCGCAAGTGA